A genomic region of Candidatus Abyssobacteria bacterium SURF_5 contains the following coding sequences:
- a CDS encoding ABC transporter ATP-binding protein, with amino-acid sequence MGNRGMAWALKVEDFSYSYPGNGEAILRSLSFTVNRGECVCITGSSGAGKSTLLLAIQGLLKGGHCNGRITIDANGWKKPVGLLFQNVDSQILCSTVEEEAAFGPDAIGFTGEETAAQAHHALQSVGLAGFEKRNVDRLSAGEKQRVALAAVLSSRPAVVLLDEPTSQLDEQGKADLVQIIHELKRQGHALLIADHEPGVFHGVVDRLFQLEKGCLRERSFGFFHGSGSYAPGPGGADSSKPASSAEPALEMDGIVWTEPNGKVVLDCLSLRIGRGEFVYLYGENGAGKSSLLRLMVGLESPQAGSIRTAGITAPKPEQLVGNVGLLFQNPQKQLFEDSVFSEAAFTLRMLKYGEREVMPRVNGALALCEVERFAERSPFTLSYGEQHRVALASVIAANPEVLLLDEPFAGLDFPQRRRMLTILSRLQRNGTTIILASHGPLPAGEWVNRHIILKNGKISEG; translated from the coding sequence ATGGGGAACCGGGGGATGGCTTGGGCTTTGAAGGTTGAAGATTTCTCCTACAGCTATCCGGGCAATGGAGAGGCCATCCTCCGTTCTCTTTCGTTTACCGTCAACAGGGGCGAATGCGTCTGTATAACCGGCTCATCGGGCGCCGGCAAAAGCACGCTCCTGCTTGCGATCCAGGGGCTGCTCAAAGGCGGTCACTGCAACGGGCGGATCACGATTGATGCAAACGGATGGAAAAAACCGGTCGGACTGCTCTTTCAGAACGTCGATTCGCAGATCCTCTGTTCTACGGTGGAAGAGGAGGCTGCGTTTGGTCCCGACGCCATTGGATTCACTGGAGAAGAAACGGCCGCCCAGGCGCATCATGCGCTTCAATCCGTGGGATTGGCCGGTTTTGAAAAGAGAAACGTTGACCGCCTGTCCGCGGGCGAAAAACAACGGGTCGCTCTCGCCGCTGTCCTGTCTTCACGACCTGCCGTAGTTCTGCTCGACGAGCCGACGAGTCAGTTGGACGAACAGGGCAAGGCGGACCTCGTTCAAATCATACATGAGCTGAAACGGCAGGGGCACGCTCTGCTGATAGCCGACCACGAGCCCGGCGTGTTCCATGGGGTCGTAGACAGACTCTTCCAACTTGAAAAGGGTTGTCTTCGGGAACGTTCGTTTGGGTTCTTCCACGGATCGGGTTCTTATGCGCCCGGGCCGGGCGGCGCCGATTCCTCCAAACCAGCGTCCTCCGCCGAGCCGGCGCTCGAGATGGACGGCATTGTCTGGACCGAGCCGAACGGGAAAGTAGTGCTCGATTGCCTCAGCCTGCGGATTGGGCGCGGAGAGTTCGTCTATCTGTATGGCGAAAACGGGGCGGGCAAGTCCTCCCTGCTGAGGCTGATGGTTGGATTGGAATCTCCTCAGGCGGGAAGCATTCGCACCGCGGGAATCACCGCGCCGAAACCCGAACAGCTTGTGGGAAATGTAGGGCTTCTGTTTCAGAACCCGCAAAAGCAATTATTCGAGGATTCGGTCTTTTCCGAGGCGGCTTTTACCCTGCGTATGCTGAAGTATGGAGAACGGGAGGTGATGCCGAGAGTAAACGGAGCGCTTGCCCTCTGCGAGGTCGAGCGGTTCGCCGAACGATCTCCTTTTACTCTGAGCTACGGAGAGCAGCATCGGGTCGCTCTGGCCTCAGTTATCGCCGCAAATCCCGAAGTCCTCTTGCTCGACGAGCCGTTCGCCGGGCTCGATTTTCCGCAGAGGCGCCGGATGCTTACAATCCTGAGCAGGCTTCAAAGAAACGGAACGACCATAATCCTCGCCTCGCATGGGCCGCTGCCGGCAGGCGAGTGGGTGAATAGACACATCATTTTAAAAAACGGAAAGATAAGTGAAGGTTGA
- a CDS encoding energy-coupling factor transporter transmembrane protein EcfT: MTLFSMAAFAAREPWTLSVLLVLNFSLYLLSRMKLVDLWRDIRFFLVQAVIVVILYFLRFGAEGLYPGLRVSMQIFLFFMPGAIFLRTTNSLQLIRSLRRFLSPRFSFVVLCSFRFIPVFFREFQEIAMAQRLRGAPLSPRKMLNPRNWKYAADCLFIPLIVRALRTADEAALSAEARGMRSGADPSFHQQYLFVTPPGQAVQTVPRHPAMRCKGVNNECSYCD, from the coding sequence ATGACGCTGTTCAGCATGGCGGCTTTCGCGGCGCGTGAGCCATGGACACTCAGCGTCCTTCTGGTGCTGAATTTTTCGCTGTACCTCCTCTCGCGCATGAAGCTGGTCGACCTCTGGCGCGATATCCGCTTTTTCCTAGTGCAGGCGGTTATCGTGGTTATCCTGTATTTTTTACGATTCGGCGCCGAAGGTCTCTACCCTGGTCTGCGAGTGAGCATGCAGATTTTCCTGTTTTTCATGCCCGGCGCCATCTTTCTGAGGACCACCAACAGCCTGCAGCTTATCAGGTCGCTGCGACGGTTTTTGTCGCCCCGTTTCTCGTTTGTCGTTCTGTGTAGTTTCCGGTTCATTCCGGTCTTTTTTCGCGAGTTCCAAGAGATCGCGATGGCGCAACGCCTGCGAGGAGCGCCGCTTTCGCCGCGGAAGATGCTGAACCCCCGGAACTGGAAATACGCCGCCGACTGCCTGTTCATTCCTTTAATAGTGCGGGCGCTCAGAACAGCCGACGAGGCCGCCCTGTCGGCCGAGGCGCGTGGGATGCGTTCCGGCGCCGATCCATCTTTTCATCAACAATATCTGTTCGTCACCCCGCCCGGCCAGGCTGTTCAGACTGTCCCGCGCCATCCGGCGATGAGATGCAAAGGAGTCAACAATGAATGTTCTTATTGCGATTGA